A genomic window from Hyla sarda isolate aHylSar1 chromosome 8, aHylSar1.hap1, whole genome shotgun sequence includes:
- the LOC130284180 gene encoding protein kinase C delta type-like yields MELYLIALPIVLLALLVIGVILYICIKKKYKATEDGNLTEVVIETPKNKKQSAEDDLKEVVVETPNKENQPAEDQPAEDQPAEDQNIEVLVEKPADNQKDSASEKCVSKDDFIFHKVLGKGGYGTVVLSQLKGKNEFFAIKALKKRRVKKKEAPMIEKRILALAWEHPFLTRLYCSFQTKKHLFFVMELLNGGDLLGHLNDQRRFDLPRATFYAAEISSGLQFLHSKNIIHGDLKLQNVMLDKDGHIKITDFGLSIENISNGRKANSFGGTPVYKAPEMVLKQSYTFTVDWWAFGVLLYTMLIGELPFLGRNKRETYNLIKEHTPNYPSWITEESRDILQQLLEKDPTKRLGVADNIRRHPFFNTINWTALERREVEPPYKPKVQSPSEIRSFDQKDLNKNDLISCNEDQVDSTNNTEFCGFSFIHPEMQEILDS; encoded by the coding sequence ATGGAGCTTTATCTTATTGCTCTACCGATTGTATTATTGGCCCTGTTAGTGATCGGGGTCATATTGTACATCTGcattaaaaagaaatataaagcTACAGAAGATGGCAACTTGACGGAAGTTGTTATAGAGAcaccaaagaataaaaaacaatctGCAGAAGATGACTTGAAGGAAGTTGTAGTAGAAACACCAAACAAGGAAAACCAACCTGCAGAAGACCAACCTGCAGAAGACCAACCTGCAGAAGACCAGAACATAGAAGTTCTCGTTGAGAAACCAGCAGACAACCAGAAGGACAGCGCCTCCGAAAAATGTGTCAGCAAAGATGACTTCATCTTTCATAAGGTACTCGGGAAAGGCGGCTATGGGACGGTTGTTTTATCTCAACTGAAAGGCAAAAATGAGTTTTTTGCTATAAAGGCCCTGAAGAAGAGAAGGGTTAAAAAGAAGGAGGCTCCAATGATAGAGAAACGTATTCTTGCGTTGGCCTGGGAACACCCCTTTCTCACTCGCCTATATTGCAGTTTTCAGACCAAGAAACATCTATTTTTTGTGATGGAACTGCTGAATGGCGGAGACCTGCTCGGTCACCTGAATGACCAGAGAAGATTTGATCTTCCCAGGGCTACTTTCTATGCAGCTGAAATATCATCTGGCCTACAGTTTTTGCATTCCAAGAACATCATTCATGGGGATCTGAAATTGCAGAACGTAATGTTAGATAAGGACGGCCACATCAAAATCACAGATTTTGGACTGAGCATAGAGAACATTTCCAACGGTAGAAAAGCCAACTCATTCGGTGGGACTCCAGTGTACAAGGCTCCAGAGATGGTGCTGAAGCAAAGCTACACTTTTACTGTGGACTGGTGGGCCTTCGGCGTTCTTCTCTACACTATGCTGATAGGAGAGCTGCCATTCCTTGGGCGTAACAAACGTGAGACCTATAATTTGATTAAAGAACATACGCCCAACTATCCAAGCTGGATAACTGAGGAATCAAGGGACATCCTACAACAGCTGCTGGAGAAAGATCCAACCAAAAGATTGGGTGTGGCAGACAATATCAGGCGTCATCCCTTTTTTAATACCATTAACTGGACGGCGCTAGAGAGGAGAGAAGTGGAGCCTCCTTACAAGCCAAAAGTGCAATCTCCAAGTGAAATCAGAAGTTTTGATCAGAAGGATCTCAACAAGAATGATCTCATCTCCTGCAATGAAGACCAAGTGGATTCAACGAACAACACAGAATTCTGCGGGTTCTCTtttatccacccagaaatgcaggaAATTCTTGACAGCTGA